One Telluria mixta DNA window includes the following coding sequences:
- a CDS encoding CBS domain-containing protein: MKTVGQVMTHDVVTVAPTDGLQRAAQLMRDMNVGALPVCDGQRLVGMITDRDITIRATANGLAPDACKIGDVMSGDIAWCFQDQTVGEVQQLMADRQLRRIVVIDRASMRMVGMVALADLATRQPAPMDAMLEDISRPYPPQRAPTGKAPDTH; the protein is encoded by the coding sequence ATGAAAACCGTAGGCCAGGTCATGACGCACGACGTCGTGACCGTCGCGCCGACGGACGGCCTGCAGCGGGCCGCCCAGCTGATGCGCGACATGAACGTGGGCGCCCTGCCCGTCTGCGACGGCCAGAGACTCGTCGGCATGATCACCGACCGCGACATCACGATCCGCGCCACCGCGAACGGCCTGGCACCGGACGCCTGCAAGATCGGAGACGTGATGAGCGGGGACATCGCCTGGTGCTTCCAGGACCAGACCGTCGGCGAAGTGCAGCAACTGATGGCCGACCGCCAGTTGCGCCGCATCGTCGTCATCGACCGTGCGAGCATGCGCATGGTCGGCATGGTGGCGCTGGCCGACCTCGCCACGCGCCAGCCGGCGCCGATGGACGCCATGCTCGAAGACATCTCGCGCCCGTACCCGCCGCAACGCGCGCCGACCGGCAAGGCGCCCGACACCCACTGA